The following proteins are co-located in the Mesorhizobium australicum WSM2073 genome:
- a CDS encoding NUDIX domain-containing protein: MASDEEAPFRQTGWAGLRARLFHLYFVLRRPMTLGVRGLIHDAATNSVFLIRHTYVPGWQLPGGGVEVGETMAEALARELYEEGNIQITDAPILKSMHFNRRASRRDHVGFYLVEHFSRTAPKLPDHEIAEAGFFPLDRLPEGTTPATLRRIAEIFANVPASPYW; encoded by the coding sequence ATGGCGAGCGACGAGGAGGCTCCGTTCCGCCAGACCGGCTGGGCGGGTTTGAGGGCCCGGCTGTTCCATCTCTATTTCGTGCTGCGGCGGCCGATGACGCTCGGTGTGCGCGGCCTGATCCACGATGCCGCCACCAATTCCGTCTTCCTCATCCGCCATACCTATGTGCCCGGTTGGCAGCTTCCCGGCGGCGGCGTCGAGGTCGGCGAGACGATGGCCGAAGCGCTGGCGCGCGAACTTTACGAGGAAGGCAACATCCAGATCACGGACGCGCCGATTCTCAAATCGATGCATTTCAACCGCCGTGCCAGCCGGCGCGACCATGTCGGCTTCTACCTCGTCGAGCATTTCAGCCGCACCGCACCGAAACTGCCAGACCATGAAATCGCCGAGGCCGGCTTTTTCCCGCTCGATCGCCTGCCGGAGGGCACGACGCCGGCAACGCTGCGGCGGATCGCCGAAATTTTCGCCAACGTGCCAGCATCGCCCTATTGGTAG
- a CDS encoding metallophosphoesterase family protein, translated as MFRLAHISDVHLGPLPDVSYRDLASKRVLGYVNWQRNRRRHMHDAVIDSIVADIKAQNPDHLAVTGDLVNLALDGEIEMAKHWLETLGPPHDVSVVPGNHDAYVPGAFDKVCRSWAAWMSGDGVNTPVDRNAFPYLRVRGNIALIGVSTARATAPFMANGFFMEGQAARLGKILESTAKQGLFRAIMIHHPPLRGAVSQHKRLFGIARFHKIVRRHGAELVLHGHSHLPSLFQIGLRGAKIPVVGVAAAGQAPGGNHPAAQYNLFDIDGEKGNWRIHLTRRGLTGPSIPPSDLQSLELGVEPGEAMAAS; from the coding sequence ATGTTCAGGCTCGCGCATATTTCCGATGTCCATCTGGGGCCGCTGCCCGATGTATCCTATCGCGATCTCGCCTCCAAGCGCGTGCTCGGTTATGTCAACTGGCAGCGCAACCGCCGCCGCCACATGCACGACGCCGTCATCGACTCCATCGTCGCCGATATCAAGGCGCAAAATCCGGACCATCTCGCCGTCACCGGCGACCTCGTCAACCTGGCCCTCGACGGTGAGATCGAGATGGCCAAACACTGGCTGGAGACGTTGGGGCCACCGCATGACGTTTCGGTGGTGCCGGGAAACCATGATGCCTATGTGCCCGGCGCCTTCGACAAGGTCTGCCGGTCGTGGGCGGCGTGGATGAGCGGAGACGGTGTCAACACGCCGGTCGACCGCAATGCCTTCCCGTATCTGCGCGTGCGCGGCAATATCGCGCTGATCGGGGTTTCGACGGCGCGCGCCACGGCGCCCTTCATGGCCAATGGTTTTTTCATGGAGGGGCAGGCGGCTCGGCTCGGCAAGATACTCGAGAGCACGGCGAAGCAAGGGCTATTCCGCGCGATCATGATCCATCATCCGCCCCTGCGGGGCGCTGTCTCCCAGCACAAGCGGCTGTTCGGCATCGCCCGCTTCCACAAAATCGTCCGCCGCCATGGCGCGGAGCTTGTGCTGCACGGCCATTCGCATCTGCCGTCGCTGTTCCAGATTGGGCTTCGCGGTGCAAAGATCCCGGTCGTCGGGGTCGCCGCCGCCGGCCAGGCGCCGGGCGGCAATCACCCGGCAGCACAGTACAATCTGTTCGACATCGACGGCGAAAAGGGTAACTGGCGTATCCACCTGACGCGGCGGGGTCTGACCGGACCGTCAATACCGCCTTCCGATCTGCAGAGCCTGGAACTCGGGGTCGAGCCCGGCGAGGCTATGGCCGCCAGTTGA
- a CDS encoding alpha/beta fold hydrolase: MIASLHATEQGAGSKAIALLHGFGGCHGVWHEVIPSLSPAVRTLAYDLPGHGLSLDFPGAGPAKVAARAVLTDLAARSVKRVHLVGHSMGGAVATLMALAEPERVASLTLLAPGGFGPEINGPLLRRFAAARDPSDIRACLSAMSGPLTRPVDRTVDTIRDMRGRPGQVEQLIEIAAAMTSDDRQGVIPHDRLDTLAMPVMVVWGSNDPMLPVTQMDGLPARFHVHHVLEAGHMLIEEAPDLVATIIQRNMNRRARPLRPKLAATG, from the coding sequence ATGATCGCATCGCTTCACGCCACCGAACAGGGTGCTGGCTCGAAGGCCATCGCCCTGCTGCATGGTTTTGGCGGCTGCCACGGTGTCTGGCACGAAGTGATCCCGTCGCTGTCGCCTGCGGTGCGCACACTCGCTTATGACTTGCCGGGGCACGGGCTGTCGCTCGATTTCCCCGGCGCCGGCCCGGCCAAGGTGGCGGCAAGGGCCGTCCTGACCGATCTCGCCGCGCGATCGGTGAAGCGCGTTCATCTGGTGGGCCACTCGATGGGCGGCGCGGTGGCGACGCTGATGGCACTGGCCGAACCCGAGAGGGTGGCCTCGCTGACACTTCTGGCGCCGGGCGGCTTCGGCCCCGAGATCAATGGCCCGCTGTTGCGCCGCTTTGCCGCCGCAAGGGACCCCTCCGACATCCGGGCGTGCCTAAGCGCGATGTCGGGACCGCTGACGCGCCCCGTCGACCGCACCGTGGATACCATTCGCGACATGCGCGGGCGACCCGGCCAGGTGGAGCAACTCATCGAGATTGCTGCCGCCATGACCAGCGACGACCGGCAGGGCGTCATCCCGCACGACCGGTTGGACACACTGGCCATGCCGGTGATGGTGGTATGGGGGAGCAATGACCCGATGCTACCCGTTACCCAAATGGATGGTCTGCCCGCGCGATTTCACGTGCACCACGTGCTGGAGGCTGGCCATATGCTGATCGAGGAGGCGCCCGATCTGGTCGCCACGATCATCCAGCGCAACATGAACCGCCGCGCCAGGCCCTTGCGCCCGAAACTCGCCGCGACCGGCTGA